In Gymnogyps californianus isolate 813 chromosome 6, ASM1813914v2, whole genome shotgun sequence, a single window of DNA contains:
- the ACSL5 gene encoding long-chain-fatty-acid--CoA ligase 5 isoform X2: protein MIWILQVLFSPLPTPALISLIVFGAGIFLWVISRPKPVLPPVDLNKQSIGIEGGARRGALLTDNNLLSYYFEDGKTLYEVLHRGLHVSGNGSCLGYRKPNQPYQWLTYKQVLDRAQYLGSGLLQKGCKPSSNQFIGIFAQNRPEWIISEYACYTYSMVAVPLYDTLGPEAIVYIVNKADISIVICDKPAKAQILLENCEQEKTPCLKTIILMDLFDKELKERGAKVGVEILALQEVEELGRNNIKEPVPPKPEDLCIVCFTSGTTGNPKGAMLTHQNVVANAAAFLRSTENTVECTSSDITMSYLPLAHMFERVVQTVIYSCGAKVGFFQGDIKLLTDDMKTLKPTIFPVVPRLLNRIYDKIQSGAKSPVKRCLLNFAVIMKTAEIKQGIIRNDSIWDQLIFKKVQETMGGRVRIMVTGAAPISPSVLTFLRAALGCQIFEAYGQTECSAGCTFSVPGDWTVGHVGAPLACNIIKLDDVEEMNYFSSNNEGEVCIKGPNVFKGYLKDPEKTAEALDKDGWLHTGDIGKWLPNGTLKIIDRKKNIFKLAQGEYIAPEKIENVYIRSAPVAQVFVHGESLRSFLIGIVVPDPETLPEFAEKLGIKGSYEDVCKNPVKDLYIHTEMFSVENGLLTPTLKAKRAELVKLFQKEIEALYSSTQE from the exons ATGATCTGGATACTTCAAGTCTTGTTCTCACCGCTCCCAACACCAGCATTGATTAGTCTTATTGTATTTGGAGCTGGCATCTTCCTGTGGGTGATAAGCAGGCCAAAACCTGTTTTGCCTCCTGTTGACTTGAACAAGCAGTCAATAGGAATTGAG GGAGGAGCCAGAAGAGGTGCACTCTTGACAGATAATAACCTGCTTTCTTATTACTTTGAAGATGGTAAAACCTTGTATGAAGTTTTGCACAGAGGACTGCATGTTTCTG GAAATGGCAGCTGTTTAGGCTACAGAAAACCCAACCAACCTTATCAGTGGCTGACATACAAACAG GTTTTGGACAGAGCTCAATACCTGGGATCAGGGCTTCTGCAAAAAGGATGCAAACCATCATCAAACCAGTTTATTGGCATTTTTGCTCAGAATAGGCCAGAG tgGATCATTTCAGAGTATGCCTGCTACACTTACTCAATGGTTGCTGTTCCACTCTATGACACTCTGGGGCCAGAGGCCATTGTATATATTGTTAACAAAG ctgaCATAAGCATAGTGATCTGTGACAAGCCTGCGAAGGCACAGATCTTGCTTGAGAACTGTGAACAAGAAAAGACCCCATGTCTGAAGACTATCATTCTCATGGATCTCTTTGATAAAGAGCTCAAGGAGAGAGGAGCTAAAGTGGGAGTTGAAATTCTAGCACTGCAGGAGGTTGAG GAGCTGGGAAGAAACAACATCAAAGAACCAGTT CCTCCTAAGCCTGAAGATCTTTGCATCGTGTGTTTTACCAGTGGAACCACAG GTAACCCTAAAGGAGCCATGTTGACACATCAAAATGTTGTTGCAaatgctgctgccttccttaGAAGCACAGAG AACACAGTTGAGTGTACAAGTTCAGATATCACCATGTCCTATCTTCCCTTGGCTCACATGTTTGAGAGAGTTGTACAG ACTGTGATCTACAGCTGTGGAGCAAAAGTAGGCTTCTTCCAAGGAGACATCAAGTTGCTAACAGATGACATGAAAACGTTGAAGCCAACGATATTTCCAGTTGTACCAAGACTGCTCAATAGAATATATGACAAG ATACAAAGTGGTGCAAAGAGCCCAGTGAAACGTTGCCTGTTAAACTTTGCTGTGATTATGAAGACGGCTGAAATAAAACAGGGCATAATTCGAAATGACAGCATTTGGGATCAGCTAATCTTCAAAAAAGTTCAG GAAACCATGGGTGGAAGAGTGCGTATAATGGTAACAGGCGCAGCCCCTAtatctccctctgtcctgaCATTTCTTAGAGCAGCACTGGGCTGTCAG ATCTTTGAAGCTTATGGCCAGACTGAATGCTCAGCTGGATGCACTTTCTCGGTGCCTGGAGACTGGACAGTAG gcCATGTTGGAGCCCCTCTGGCTTGTAATATCATAAAACTAGATGATGTGGAAGAAATGAATTACTTCTCTTCTAACAATGAAGGCGAG GTCTGCATTAAAGGACCAAATGTGTTCAAGGGTTATCTGAAAGACCCTGAGAAGACAGCAGAAGCACTTGATAAAGATGGCTGGCTCCACACTGGAGACATAGGGAAATGGTTGCCA AATGGAACACTGAAGATCATTGATAGGaagaagaatatatttaaacttGCACAAGGAGAATATATTGCTCCAGAGAAGATAGAAAATGTCTATATCAGAAGTGCTCCTGTAGCCCAGGTCTTTGTACATGGGGAAAGCCTGAGG tcttttctaaTAGGTATAGTGGTTCCTGATCCTGAGACGCTTCCAGAATTTGCAGAAAAACTGGGAATAAAAGGTTCCTATGAAGATGTCTGCAAAAATCCA gtTAAAGACCTGTACATCCACACAGAGATGTTCTCTGTAGAAAACGGACTCTTGACACCAACACTGAAGGCAAAGCGAGCAGAGCTTGTTAAACTCTTCCAGAAGGAGATTGAGGCCCTCTATTCAAGCACGCAGGAATAA
- the ACSL5 gene encoding long-chain-fatty-acid--CoA ligase 5 isoform X1: MIWILQVLFSPLPTPALISLIVFGAGIFLWVISRPKPVLPPVDLNKQSIGIEGGARRGALLTDNNLLSYYFEDGKTLYEVLHRGLHVSGNGSCLGYRKPNQPYQWLTYKQVLDRAQYLGSGLLQKGCKPSSNQFIGIFAQNRPEWIISEYACYTYSMVAVPLYDTLGPEAIVYIVNKADISIVICDKPAKAQILLENCEQEKTPCLKTIILMDLFDKELKERGAKVGVEILALQEVEELGRNNIKEPVPPKPEDLCIVCFTSGTTGNPKGAMLTHQNVVANAAAFLRSTENTVECTSSDITMSYLPLAHMFERVVQTVIYSCGAKVGFFQGDIKLLTDDMKTLKPTIFPVVPRLLNRIYDKIQSGAKSPVKRCLLNFAVIMKTAEIKQGIIRNDSIWDQLIFKKVQETMGGRVRIMVTGAAPISPSVLTFLRAALGCQIFEAYGQTECSAGCTFSVPGDWTVGHVGAPLACNIIKLDDVEEMNYFSSNNEGEVCIKGPNVFKGYLKDPEKTAEALDKDGWLHTGDIGKWLPNGTLKIIDRKKNIFKLAQGEYIAPEKIENVYIRSAPVAQVFVHGESLRSFLIGIVVPDPETLPEFAEKLGIKGSYEDVCKNPALKKAILEDMVRLGKEAGLKSFEQVKDLYIHTEMFSVENGLLTPTLKAKRAELVKLFQKEIEALYSSTQE; the protein is encoded by the exons ATGATCTGGATACTTCAAGTCTTGTTCTCACCGCTCCCAACACCAGCATTGATTAGTCTTATTGTATTTGGAGCTGGCATCTTCCTGTGGGTGATAAGCAGGCCAAAACCTGTTTTGCCTCCTGTTGACTTGAACAAGCAGTCAATAGGAATTGAG GGAGGAGCCAGAAGAGGTGCACTCTTGACAGATAATAACCTGCTTTCTTATTACTTTGAAGATGGTAAAACCTTGTATGAAGTTTTGCACAGAGGACTGCATGTTTCTG GAAATGGCAGCTGTTTAGGCTACAGAAAACCCAACCAACCTTATCAGTGGCTGACATACAAACAG GTTTTGGACAGAGCTCAATACCTGGGATCAGGGCTTCTGCAAAAAGGATGCAAACCATCATCAAACCAGTTTATTGGCATTTTTGCTCAGAATAGGCCAGAG tgGATCATTTCAGAGTATGCCTGCTACACTTACTCAATGGTTGCTGTTCCACTCTATGACACTCTGGGGCCAGAGGCCATTGTATATATTGTTAACAAAG ctgaCATAAGCATAGTGATCTGTGACAAGCCTGCGAAGGCACAGATCTTGCTTGAGAACTGTGAACAAGAAAAGACCCCATGTCTGAAGACTATCATTCTCATGGATCTCTTTGATAAAGAGCTCAAGGAGAGAGGAGCTAAAGTGGGAGTTGAAATTCTAGCACTGCAGGAGGTTGAG GAGCTGGGAAGAAACAACATCAAAGAACCAGTT CCTCCTAAGCCTGAAGATCTTTGCATCGTGTGTTTTACCAGTGGAACCACAG GTAACCCTAAAGGAGCCATGTTGACACATCAAAATGTTGTTGCAaatgctgctgccttccttaGAAGCACAGAG AACACAGTTGAGTGTACAAGTTCAGATATCACCATGTCCTATCTTCCCTTGGCTCACATGTTTGAGAGAGTTGTACAG ACTGTGATCTACAGCTGTGGAGCAAAAGTAGGCTTCTTCCAAGGAGACATCAAGTTGCTAACAGATGACATGAAAACGTTGAAGCCAACGATATTTCCAGTTGTACCAAGACTGCTCAATAGAATATATGACAAG ATACAAAGTGGTGCAAAGAGCCCAGTGAAACGTTGCCTGTTAAACTTTGCTGTGATTATGAAGACGGCTGAAATAAAACAGGGCATAATTCGAAATGACAGCATTTGGGATCAGCTAATCTTCAAAAAAGTTCAG GAAACCATGGGTGGAAGAGTGCGTATAATGGTAACAGGCGCAGCCCCTAtatctccctctgtcctgaCATTTCTTAGAGCAGCACTGGGCTGTCAG ATCTTTGAAGCTTATGGCCAGACTGAATGCTCAGCTGGATGCACTTTCTCGGTGCCTGGAGACTGGACAGTAG gcCATGTTGGAGCCCCTCTGGCTTGTAATATCATAAAACTAGATGATGTGGAAGAAATGAATTACTTCTCTTCTAACAATGAAGGCGAG GTCTGCATTAAAGGACCAAATGTGTTCAAGGGTTATCTGAAAGACCCTGAGAAGACAGCAGAAGCACTTGATAAAGATGGCTGGCTCCACACTGGAGACATAGGGAAATGGTTGCCA AATGGAACACTGAAGATCATTGATAGGaagaagaatatatttaaacttGCACAAGGAGAATATATTGCTCCAGAGAAGATAGAAAATGTCTATATCAGAAGTGCTCCTGTAGCCCAGGTCTTTGTACATGGGGAAAGCCTGAGG tcttttctaaTAGGTATAGTGGTTCCTGATCCTGAGACGCTTCCAGAATTTGCAGAAAAACTGGGAATAAAAGGTTCCTATGAAGATGTCTGCAAAAATCCA GCACTGAAGAAAGCTATTTTAGAAGATATGGTCAGACTGGGGAAAGAAGCTGGCCTTAAATCCTTTGAACAA gtTAAAGACCTGTACATCCACACAGAGATGTTCTCTGTAGAAAACGGACTCTTGACACCAACACTGAAGGCAAAGCGAGCAGAGCTTGTTAAACTCTTCCAGAAGGAGATTGAGGCCCTCTATTCAAGCACGCAGGAATAA